One Micromonospora eburnea genomic region harbors:
- a CDS encoding glycoside hydrolase family 2 protein, producing MSRQALHEGWVLRAVPGPQVPPEVAGTAVPATVPGCVHTDLLAAGLIPDPYLDDNETRLGWIGRTDWVYETTFDWQSGDVDRVDLVCAGLDTVATVTLNGTIVGRTENQHRGYRFAVGALLRPGANVLAVRFDSPYRYAEAHRDRLGDRPNSYPEPFNFIRKTACNFGWDWGPNLVTAGIWQEIGLHAWSTARLATVRPLVTVSGDTGRVELHVEVERAADVPLVVRAEVAGVATEVTVAAGERTVVATLTVRDPERWWPVGYGEQPRYDLDVTLRAEDGRALDAWSRRIGFRSVRLDTAPDAHGSAFTLHVNDVPVFVRGVNWIPDDAFPDRVTQQRLAERLTQAVGANVNLLRVWGGGRYESDDFYDLADSLGLLVQQDFLFACAAYPEEEPFRTEVEAEAREQVSRLAVHPSLVLWTGNNENIWGWHDWDWQQPLAGRTWGRGYYLELLPRIVGELDPTRPYWPGSPWSGREDVHPNDPAYGTTHIWDVWNTDDYTKYREYLPRFVAEFGYQAPPAYATLRRSISDEPLAHDSPGMAHHQKAIDGDLKLQRGLDAHLPVPADFDDWHYLTQLNQARAIQLGVEHFRSHRPVCMGAIVWQLNDCWPVTSWSAVDGDGRRKPLWYALRRAYADRLLTVQPRDGGLAVVAVNETGAAWQGPVTVTRFTLAGEPRAKTSVDLDVPAYSSVVLTLPAELARPDEARRELLVAEPGDVAERALWFFAEDREIEWPAAELEATVEPVDGGQLVRVTARTVLRDLALFPDRLHPSAEVDQSLVTLLPGESAAFTVRADTPLDPAALTRRPVLRCVNDTKRPS from the coding sequence ATGAGCCGGCAGGCGTTGCACGAGGGTTGGGTGCTGCGGGCCGTACCCGGCCCGCAGGTGCCGCCGGAGGTCGCCGGCACGGCGGTTCCGGCCACCGTACCCGGCTGCGTGCACACCGATCTGCTCGCCGCCGGCCTCATCCCCGACCCGTACCTCGACGACAACGAGACGAGGCTCGGCTGGATCGGGCGTACCGACTGGGTCTACGAGACCACCTTCGACTGGCAGTCGGGCGACGTGGACCGGGTGGACCTGGTCTGCGCCGGGCTGGACACGGTCGCCACGGTGACCCTCAACGGCACCATCGTCGGTCGCACCGAGAACCAGCACCGCGGGTACCGGTTCGCCGTCGGCGCCCTGCTGCGGCCGGGCGCGAACGTGCTGGCCGTCCGCTTCGACTCGCCGTACCGCTACGCGGAGGCACACCGGGACCGGCTCGGGGACCGTCCCAACTCGTACCCGGAGCCGTTCAACTTCATCCGCAAGACCGCCTGCAACTTCGGCTGGGACTGGGGGCCGAACCTGGTCACCGCCGGCATCTGGCAGGAGATCGGGCTGCACGCCTGGTCGACCGCCCGGCTGGCCACCGTCCGCCCACTGGTCACCGTCTCCGGTGACACCGGCCGGGTGGAGCTGCACGTCGAGGTCGAGCGGGCGGCGGACGTCCCGCTGGTCGTGCGGGCCGAGGTCGCCGGCGTCGCCACCGAGGTCACCGTCGCGGCGGGGGAGCGCACGGTCGTGGCGACGCTCACCGTCCGCGACCCCGAGCGGTGGTGGCCCGTCGGGTACGGCGAGCAGCCTCGCTACGACCTCGACGTGACCCTGCGCGCCGAGGACGGCCGGGCGCTGGATGCCTGGTCGCGGCGGATCGGCTTCCGCTCGGTACGCCTCGACACCGCCCCCGACGCGCACGGCAGCGCGTTCACGCTGCACGTCAACGACGTGCCGGTCTTCGTCCGGGGCGTCAACTGGATCCCCGACGACGCGTTCCCCGACCGGGTCACCCAGCAGCGGCTGGCCGAACGCCTCACCCAGGCGGTCGGGGCGAACGTCAACCTGCTCCGGGTCTGGGGCGGCGGCCGGTACGAGTCGGACGACTTCTACGACCTGGCCGACTCCCTCGGCCTGCTGGTGCAGCAGGACTTCCTCTTCGCCTGCGCCGCGTATCCGGAGGAGGAGCCGTTCCGCACCGAGGTCGAGGCCGAGGCGCGTGAGCAGGTGTCCCGGCTGGCCGTCCACCCGTCGCTGGTCCTGTGGACCGGCAACAACGAGAACATCTGGGGCTGGCACGACTGGGACTGGCAGCAGCCCCTCGCCGGGCGGACCTGGGGGCGGGGCTACTACCTGGAGCTGCTGCCCCGGATCGTCGGCGAGCTGGACCCGACCCGGCCGTACTGGCCGGGCAGCCCGTGGTCGGGCCGGGAGGACGTGCACCCCAACGACCCGGCGTACGGCACCACACACATCTGGGACGTCTGGAACACCGACGACTACACGAAGTACCGGGAATACCTGCCCCGTTTCGTCGCCGAGTTCGGCTACCAGGCGCCCCCGGCGTACGCGACCCTGCGGCGGTCCATCTCGGACGAGCCCCTCGCCCACGACTCGCCCGGCATGGCCCACCACCAGAAGGCGATCGACGGGGACCTGAAGCTCCAGCGCGGGTTGGACGCCCACCTGCCGGTGCCCGCAGACTTCGACGACTGGCACTACCTCACGCAGCTCAACCAGGCCCGGGCCATCCAGCTCGGGGTCGAGCACTTCCGGTCCCACCGGCCGGTCTGCATGGGCGCCATCGTCTGGCAGCTCAACGACTGCTGGCCGGTCACCTCCTGGTCGGCGGTCGACGGCGACGGCCGGCGCAAGCCACTCTGGTACGCGCTGCGCCGCGCCTACGCCGACCGGCTGCTCACCGTGCAGCCCCGCGACGGTGGCCTGGCCGTGGTGGCGGTCAACGAGACCGGCGCGGCGTGGCAGGGGCCGGTCACGGTCACCCGGTTCACTCTGGCCGGGGAGCCGAGGGCGAAGACCTCGGTGGACCTCGACGTCCCCGCGTACTCGTCGGTGGTGCTGACGCTGCCGGCGGAGCTGGCGCGGCCGGACGAGGCCCGGCGGGAACTGCTGGTCGCGGAGCCCGGCGACGTCGCGGAACGGGCGCTGTGGTTCTTCGCCGAGGACCGGGAGATCGAGTGGCCGGCGGCGGAACTGGAGGCCACGGTCGAGCCGGTCGACGGCGGCCAACTGGTCCGGGTGACCGCCCGGACGGTGCTGCGCGATCTGGCGCTGTTCCCGGACCGGCTGCACCCGTCGGCGGAGGTCGACCAGTCTCTCGTCACCCTGCTGCCGGGGGAGTCGGCCGCGTTCACCGTGCGCGCGGACACCCCGCTCGACCCGGCCGCCCTCACCCGCCGCCCGGTGCTGCGCTGCGTCAACGACACGAAGCGGCCTTCGTGA